AATCCTACAGCCAATGGTTCAAAGCCCGTTGGAGTAAATTTTTCTCAAGCTTGGGTTAAAGTAGGCCATGTTTTACAAGCGGCGAAATATAAAATTGTTGAGAGGGATAACACATTAGGCACTTATTATGTTGTCGACACCACAGGCACAGGCGGCAAAGTGAAAAAAGATATGCCAATTTACCAAGTTCATCTAAAGCCATCCGGCCAGGGTACAGTGGTATCGGTGAGCCCTTCTAATCCCGGTTTACAGAATCAACTTAATAGTTCTTTGAATGATTAATTCGTCACAAGCCCTAAGTGGTAGTGACCTTTTTAAAATTGAGTACCGAAAATGAAGAAGATAAGTGAGTTATATTCTGGAAAAGCAAAGACGCTTTATACCACAGATAAAGATGATCTCCTTCTCGTTCATTTTCGGGATGACACTTCTGCGTTTGATGGTCTTAAAGTAGAACAGCTGCCTCGTAAGGGGATGGTTAATAATTACTTTAATGCCTATATCATGTCCTATCTTCAGAATCAGGGAATACCCACACACTTTATCGAGTTATATTCCGACACAGAATCAATCGTTAGAAAACTGGATATGATTCCAGTAGAGTGCGTTATTCGAAACATCGCAGCCGGTAGTATTTGTAGACGTCTCGGTATTGTTGAAGGCACTGAAATGCCGCACCCCATTTTTGAATTCTTCCTAAAAAATGATGCTCTCCATGATCCTATGATCAATGAATCTCATATTCTGACTTTCAATTGGGCTAGTGAGGCAGAAATTGAGGCAATGAAGGCCCTGACATTTCAAGTAAATGAACTCCTTAAACCTTTATTTATGAATGCGGGAATGATTCTCGTCGATTATAAATTAGAGTTTGGTCGGTCTGATCAGGGGATTTTATTGGGAGATGAATTTACCCCAGATGGCTGTCGTCTTTGGGATGTAAACACACGAGAAAAGCTTGATAAAGATAGATTTAGACGTGACATGGGAAATGTTATTGAGTCTTACGAAATTGCTTCTCAACGGTTAGGGATTCATATCCCTTCCTGATCCCCCGTATTCTAGGTTGTATTGACGAGTCTTAATCAGATCTGGTTATCTTAATTTTTAGTGCATGAATTTCTGCAGGAATTGCTTCATCGAGTACTTCGTAAATCATGCGGTGACACTCAATCAATGACTTTTTTTCAAAAAGGGGCGAGGCTATCTCAAGAGAGAAATGGCCCGCGCCCCCTTTGGCGCCTTCATGTCCAGCATGTTTATGGCTATCATCTTGAATGTTCAAAAGGCTAGGTGATAGAGCGATACTCAGTTTTTCACGTATCCAGGTGATGCGGGTTTCATTAATATTCACTAGGGAAATACCTTTACAAACGGTTTTACGGAAATTTGGCTATAAACACCCGTCTGTAAATAAGGATCTGCATCGGCCCATTGTTGGGCGGCCGTTAAGGAATCAAAATCAGCCACAATTAAACTTCCACAATAGGTTTCAGTATCTTCTTCCTCTGCTTTAAGATGGGGTCCTGCTACGAGTAATCTACCCTGCTGATTCAATACGTGCAGTCTTTGAAGGTGGGCTACCCGACCTTGACGTCGCTTTTCAGCGCTATTTTCTGCATCTTCTGCAATGATTGAGTAATACATGAATATGTTGCCTTTATTTTTGTTCAGTCGTAACTTCAATATATTTAGATAAATAAAGTCCTTGCGCAATTGCAAACACTAACATCAGTCCAAACATCCCAAAAAGCTTGAAATTGACCCAAGTATTAGTCGAATAGTGATAAACCACGAATAAATTAGCGGCACCGATAAGCAGGAAAAAAATAGCCCAGCTAATGTTTAGGCGCTGCCATACTAAAGGTGGCAGTTGAATCTTCTTTTCAAGAGTACGTTGTATGAGGGGCTTTTTACCAATTATCGAAGAACCAATAAAAATCACACCAAACAACCAGTTAAGGATAGTGGGCTTCCATTTTATAAAGATTTCATTATGTAAAAAAAGCGTGGCACTTCCCAACATCAAAATGGAGAAAAAAGTGACCAAGTACATAGTTTCAAATCGTTTATTTTTGATTCGGTCAACAGCTAGTTGAATGAAAGAGGCTGCCATCGCTACCCCTGTTGCAGCATATACTCCATAAAATTTGTAAGTAACAAAAAAAAGAAATATAGGGAAAAAATCAAATAATAATTTCATGAGTTACACCGGTCGAGAGATTTGATCAATTTTAACATAGCCATAGGGATGAATACTATAAGCATAATGTGACCACTTAAAGTTATTCACTATTTATCCTGTAGGCGTTAAACTTTAGCGTTTAACGTATACGAGTAGATTTTATGGAAACCCTGGCCCCTGAAATTGAATTGCAGGAAGCAGTTGCATTCATCAAAGGAGAAGCCATCACCGAACTACCCTTGGATTTATACATCCCTCCTCAGGCATTGAGAGTTTTCCTCGAGGCATTTGAGGGGCCTATGGATCTGCTCTTGTATTTAATTAAAAAGCAAAATTTAGATATCTTGAATATACCTATTGCTGAGGTGACCCGGCAGTACGTTGAGTATGTGGAATTGATGCATGAACTCAACTTAGAGCTAGCCGCAGACTATTTGGTGATGGCTGCCTTTTTAGCTGAAGTTAAGTCACGATTATTATTACCCAAGCCCCCCAGCCAAAACACAGAAGAGGTTGATCCAAGGGCAGAATTGATACGGAAATTACAAGAGTATGAGCGCTTTAAGAAAGCTGCTGAGGACTTAGACACGCTACCACGAGTAGAGCGAGATGTGTTTCCCGTTAATCCTCAGCCTCCAGAAATGAGTTCAACTAAGCCTCAGCCCACAGTAGAAATTAAAGATTTATTGCTCGCGCTGGCAGGTGTTTTACAACGGGTTAAACATACCACTCATCATCACATTCAACTCGAAACCTTATCTATTCGAGAAAGGATGACGGAAATTTTAAACCGTGTCCAGGCCGACAAATTTACAGGCTTCTCTGATTTCTTTTCTTTGAAAGAGGGGCGCATAGGTGTAGTGGTTACTTTCATTGCAATTTTGGAATTACTACGTCAATCATTGATAGAGATAATACAATCACAATCTTACGCGCCTATTCATATCAGGGCCGTAAGTCGTTAATGAGGATTAAACAATTGAATTCATTTTCGGTGCTAGATTACAAAAGAATAATTGAGGGGGCCATTATGGCCTCCGATCATCCGTTAAGTATTGAACAAATAACAAAAATTTTTGACCCCGACAATACGCCTTCTCCCCAAGAAATAAAACAATATCTCAACACCTTGATAGAAGACTATCAGGAAAGAGGGATCGAATTAAAAGAGGTGGCTACTGGTTATCGC
Above is a genomic segment from Gammaproteobacteria bacterium containing:
- a CDS encoding BolA family transcriptional regulator, which produces MNETRITWIREKLSIALSPSLLNIQDDSHKHAGHEGAKGGAGHFSLEIASPLFEKKSLIECHRMIYEVLDEAIPAEIHALKIKITRSD
- a CDS encoding segregation/condensation protein A; this encodes METLAPEIELQEAVAFIKGEAITELPLDLYIPPQALRVFLEAFEGPMDLLLYLIKKQNLDILNIPIAEVTRQYVEYVELMHELNLELAADYLVMAAFLAEVKSRLLLPKPPSQNTEEVDPRAELIRKLQEYERFKKAAEDLDTLPRVERDVFPVNPQPPEMSSTKPQPTVEIKDLLLALAGVLQRVKHTTHHHIQLETLSIRERMTEILNRVQADKFTGFSDFFSLKEGRIGVVVTFIAILELLRQSLIEIIQSQSYAPIHIRAVSR
- the purC gene encoding phosphoribosylaminoimidazolesuccinocarboxamide synthase, which encodes MKKISELYSGKAKTLYTTDKDDLLLVHFRDDTSAFDGLKVEQLPRKGMVNNYFNAYIMSYLQNQGIPTHFIELYSDTESIVRKLDMIPVECVIRNIAAGSICRRLGIVEGTEMPHPIFEFFLKNDALHDPMINESHILTFNWASEAEIEAMKALTFQVNELLKPLFMNAGMILVDYKLEFGRSDQGILLGDEFTPDGCRLWDVNTREKLDKDRFRRDMGNVIESYEIASQRLGIHIPS
- a CDS encoding septation protein A; this translates as MKLLFDFFPIFLFFVTYKFYGVYAATGVAMAASFIQLAVDRIKNKRFETMYLVTFFSILMLGSATLFLHNEIFIKWKPTILNWLFGVIFIGSSIIGKKPLIQRTLEKKIQLPPLVWQRLNISWAIFFLLIGAANLFVVYHYSTNTWVNFKLFGMFGLMLVFAIAQGLYLSKYIEVTTEQK
- a CDS encoding YciI family protein, producing MYYSIIAEDAENSAEKRRQGRVAHLQRLHVLNQQGRLLVAGPHLKAEEEDTETYCGSLIVADFDSLTAAQQWADADPYLQTGVYSQISVKPFVKVFP